The Electrophorus electricus isolate fEleEle1 chromosome 24, fEleEle1.pri, whole genome shotgun sequence DNA window ATCTACTGTACCTGTGGTGTTTGGATTACTTAAAAAACTACAGTAGATTTACTTTAGCACTGTACATTTAGGGTTTGTTTGCTTGATTCTTTTATACTTTTCATATTCACATTATTACCATCAGTGTCAAGGCTGAAACAGTTATGCTCCACTTTGGCagtcagaaaacatttttttgtaattggCATATCAGTAACCTCCAGCATCCGTGGAGTTCATTGCAGCTGGATGACACCGTGACCTTTGCACTGCTGCATAAAAAAGAACCCCAATTTCAGACCAGGTCACGGTCACCATTGTTTCCCAGGCAGTCTTACTCTCTGCACATTTCTTCTGTTTCCTTTTGAATATTCATACGGTATGTTTGTGACCGCCGTACTTGTACCCAGCCATGTCAGAGCTTGTAAAGTCTGCCTCGGTTGTGCTCCGATCAAAGACCATTTCACAGCTTAATGCTCCTTCTCAATATGTTTCCcagtcctgctcctggagaAACGTGGGTGCGTGCAGGTGTACTGGGCTCCAGCCTGGGATTAAACCCCTGATTCGGCAGATCGCCTCACACCTCCAGCCTCAAGACCAGGAGCCGATCGGGCAGTTTAGTGCCAGGCAGGAGTACGACCGAGAGCACGGCGCGGCCTGTCCAGAATCAGGAGAGGCAACCCTCCATCCCCCGGTCCCGAGCAGGTCCGCGGTCGGCCCTCGGGCGGCACCACGGCCACGCCCCGCCCCCACGCCACCCCCTACAGGCTGTTCTTGTCAGGGAGCTCAGCCTCGGGTGTGCGTGGGAAGTAGACGGTGGCCTTGTGCTCCTCGTAGCGGTCAATGTGCTTCAGGTGGACCACCATGTGCAGGGCGTAGGCCAGGACCAGTAGCAGGATCAGGGACGTGATGAGGCCCATGAGGATGGCGGGCGTGAAGAACGTGGCACAGTCGCTGGCCGAGGCGAACTTGTTGGACTGCACGTTGAAGGCCTGGATCTGGGGACAGGAGACAGGGATCCATACCCTTAATTCCAGATGAGAGCACAGAAGCTACATCACCTTTATCATGGCACGTTCGGGGTCTCCTGTTCTTTATCTTGAAGGACCAAACCAAGTGGGGTGTGCAGTACCTACCTGGAAGTCTGTGAAAGTGATGTGCCAGTTTGCAGAGCTGTCAGTATGGGAGCTGGGCACCAGTAAGGTGTCGTATTTCTGTAAGCTGCTGACGTGCTGGCAGTGGTAGGAGTGGGTGGCAGGGGCGTAGACCTCGGTGGCGTTGAACGTGGCCTCGTGGCTCCAGTTGTAGTGGATATGAACGCTGTCCAGAGTGAACCAATTCTGGCCTGCCGACTCGTAGAATGTGTTGGACATCTGGAGCCTGTGGAAAAGGTGGAGGTCGTGGAAGCTGATGAGGACATGGGAATGAACTTTTAAGGGGGACATGCTTTCAATTCAGCACTGGGCATTTTCAGGAGGTATTAAAAAGGATGTTCACCTGATAACAAGGCCCTTGATATCCTCTACATCTCCCAAACGGAGAGAAAGGCTGTTgacaacaaacaccaccaaagTTTTTAATGATCGACAAATGATATAAATGAACAGTACTCTGTGATAAGCGTAACAAATTTTCAACATATATCTATTccaaaaacctttaaaaatctGTTCAGTTCATTTAACCAAGCTCcaaaaaattagatttttaaaaagaggacAACACAACGTACGTGGCTTTCTCTTTGGTGCATACTGAGCCTTTGGTATCTACAAGGGCACTGGGACCAAACACCCTCTCTGTCAGGTCCAGAAACGTGTTGTTTCTGTAACGTATGGCTAGCCTTTTGGCCTTGAACAGGATGCATATCTTGCCATTGTAGGCTACATTCAGAGGAGAGTATGGTCCCAAGGCTGCAGACTGCAGTAACTTCCTTTTAGCTCTGGGCTGAGCATGCAAACCCCATCCGTAGAGTTGTTAAGAGGAAAGAACAAGTGGTGattagtattaaatatttaccGCATTTAGCTGACAGTCCTATTATaacattaaatacatacattattaatatgattTTCTATTCATAGGTGATTTCTTGCAAAATGGCAAAGTTGTGTACACAAAtgcgtacgcacgcacgcgcgcacacacacacacacacacacaaacacacacacactcactctcactctcttgtatgttatttttaaacctgCATTGTATAAGTGTCTAGGAGGATGGACCGAATGGATTTGGGCCGAGGTAGTAGTCATGGTGCCCAAGGTCACACTGATGATCAGAGAAAATGCAATACCTGCAGTATTTTGCGGAGTGGGTTTTCAGCGGCAGGCGAATTGCTCTCCTCACGTGAGGCACTTGCACTCTCGACACCCACTCCATCTGTATCACGACATGTGAAAACAGGACAAGTGGGGAGTCGGGATAGTGAGGTCATCCTGCCCAGCCAATCACTGAATCACTGCCTCATTTTGGACCACGTAGTCAAGTATTTGTTCTCATTTTCCAGtaggaaaaaaacattgcatGCACTTacatcattaacacacacacacactatatatatatatatatatatatatatatatatatatatatattcctaaACCAATGAAAACACTGGGAAAGAAATGTGGATATTAGTCATTGATACTGATGCATCAATGATCATCAATAAATCATTGATCTAAATTCAATAAAGAGTGGAGTTGTGCATACAATCTATTGTCCTTTcacacatttgaaataaaaactttaaaaaatttttaaagtattttgaaTGTGATgtgtcacaaaaacacactttaaacattttaattgggTTCACAGCAGCTTAAACaaaattttttaataataaacaaattaaaagtaaaagtcaATACTGACCTGATCTGA harbors:
- the atp6ap1lb gene encoding ATPase H+ transporting accessory protein 1 like b, coding for MAEQRLTVLFLLLLFALVQPAVPFDQVPAILDRSSEVPPYQAIRIRSDGVGVESASASREESNSPAAENPLRKILQPRAKRKLLQSAALGPYSPLNVAYNGKICILFKAKRLAIRYRNNTFLDLTERVFGPSALVDTKGSVCTKEKATLSLRLGDVEDIKGLVIRLQMSNTFYESAGQNWFTLDSVHIHYNWSHEATFNATEVYAPATHSYHCQHVSSLQKYDTLLVPSSHTDSSANWHITFTDFQIQAFNVQSNKFASASDCATFFTPAILMGLITSLILLLVLAYALHMVVHLKHIDRYEEHKATVYFPRTPEAELPDKNSL